The following DNA comes from Erigeron canadensis isolate Cc75 chromosome 3, C_canadensis_v1, whole genome shotgun sequence.
attttttatctttatggTTCAAGATTGAAATTGTCATTTTTGAATCTAGTGGTTCAAGATTGAAAGTGTCATTATTGAACTATAGAGGTTCTTGAATGTTTAGCAGTTTAAAGTAGCTAGTATTTACTAAAGAAAGCATGATCTTGAGTCTTCGTTAAAAGACAATGATAGTGAGtatttgttaaaaaagaaactcAACAAATTAGCAATTAATTGGACTCTTTTGTACATCGTAGGTTCTAAAGATTTGAGCATTCACTATTGAGTCTTAATTAGTGTGACACTTTGTTATTGCTTActtattgaggtaagataacatctttcgTCACCTGAGGGtacaacaaaacataatttttaaaatttaaatctcAAATGGATATAATTGCATATTTGTATGATTATGGGATTATATGGGAGATTTTATGGGATATGTATGATTACCATTGATGATGTATGATAAAATATGAATGCTTCAAAGGTATGATGTTATGCATGTGAAATGAAACgatgaaatgtttttataaatgtTTGCATGACTTGAACATCTAGTCATTAGACATATGAATAGGATTGCCATGACACGTACAcgattaagggccctaaagtaaaagatgatatatgtgattagtttaggtgaaagtgtagcctaagctaatataattaagaagtctcgagcatatttaaaattttgtgttaagcttaacccgtgctagttcttcggagctagggcgtacgtggtcacgtggtttgggaatcatgatacctcccgtggcatagttatgtttgagtattccgggtggagtaactaaccaccattgcataaaggcataaacggtttattcagttggaaatgactttgtcaATTCCTTAACGACGTCGATGGACCACCGaaaggtttacccatcatgtcgggtgtgaggactccatgtatggtctacgACCGCCTGCACacaaaccccacatccctatgtaagtgGCATAAATCAtttagcctacgtctaggcaaagatacaagtaaagaaagaaagatacaAAAGTAAGTTAGGCACatttaagaaaatgataatcCTAATGTGACATGTTTATTGTGTGCtatgatatatatgtgatattaacatttaATTCATGCTTTTGTTAATACATTATGAaatggcaaatgttttcaaattatgttatcttacttagctaatttattagctaacacttgctctttgaaaatgttgtgccttcaggataagcaatcttgagctaggaaaggattaactcggtgagatgggtagaagtaataaagaagactagcatagagtgttgaatgcttagacttcccttaTCCTTACATTTTGGCtactttcatttatgatttatgaacatataataataatggcaTTTTTGTTGGTGCTATAACttggattttatttatattgttttgatgatgcacgttagtaacacaATTTTATAAAGATACCATCCGGTTACGAATGAGACAGTTTTtaagtgatccttttccgctactttttaaatgccatttggcaaagttttttgaaatccagaTTTTTAAATGACGTGTGTTAcaacatgtggaaaaatcagggggtgagattaggaaagagaattagtgttATCCACATGTCACATTATAAgctattaggaggatttttaggctaattgtTTAGgcggataaatcattttccatttttttcctATCTATATCGATAtctatactaatatataaaacaaactacccctCTTCCTTTAAGCaattcagattttgaaatgACAATATTAccattcttttttattcactaatttatacattttcacctaatacacttataatacccttaaataatttacacataGATCCTCCAGCCCTTAAGTAAACATACTAGCCCCTTTtgcatcaattaattttacactCATCACCATCACCGTCACTGTCGCCGCTGCATATGGCCACCACCACTACCGACGTCGCTACCATTATCGTCACTGCATCACGTGAGCATACAAcatcctttaattttttttttaatagacacatctttaaactttttattcgaATATTTTCTCAAAGTATTTTATATAATGGTCCACAAGatcttatatgaatatgatgttaaaaagataagttttataagtGTAAGTATAATAAACAAGACAtactaagataaaaaaaataataataacctcttatatatactatttataaagaaaatttcttctgtctaaattttaagtttcaatatttactttacCAAAATGTTGATAAACGCCTACAATGCATGATTTTAAGATGTAAAACCGACTTGTTTTGGAAgattaatagacgattaggggaacctttatgtttgttaagtgtttcaggtaATAGGTTGCAAGTTGAAGCCATTTGAACCAAGAAACGAGTCAAAAGAGCCAAGGATGCAAATCTGGAAATTTGAAGGTACATAGGGAGTAAGCTACGCCAGTTTTGGCAGTAGGTTACGCCAATTGAAGTTACAAGGGTAGTAGGTTGCACCCAGGAGGGTAGTGGCTTACGCTAGTTGCTGTGCAAAAATCTGAATTTAttggattttatttaatttccaGTTTATATCACATCTTGGACGACTTGTGGAAGTTACCATTCATATTTTCACACACAAGAATCAGTTTCTAACATTCCCAACactccaatttcatcatcaaatcacaaaTTCATGGAGATGACAATTCAAACtgaagattcaatgatgaagatgataggctaggttttcttttgatcattctcatgtgaacaattatgtaagacattTATGTTCAGcctttctcatattcatgttggattagatgtttaatttctcattagtctttaacatctaatgttgtttggattgtttgaatgattacttgtttatgacttgaatgaaattcatctatcttttgatttcaaattaatgtttatcatggattattgaaagaatctcttatgaacttgtaatcttattaatgaattgaaaatctagttgtgtcaattctcCGGTTTTCGTTATcatgaatcatcacaaccgattaCTTTAGTTCTTAAGTTCATTCAATCTAAATGTTATAacaaatcatgtctatgtgatttccaacgaataCAAGTTAAGTTACATATTTGAAGACATGCTTGGGAGCATGAAAATGGTCTACTTTCtttttattgaattatattGTTAAGTTCAcaattagttttagtttttaatcaaatcaaatcaacaatcaatcggttttaagtttatgtttagattaattaattcttgtaacttgtttaacactttcccatGATTCCCTGTGGAAACGATACTCGACTTACCCTAGCTAATTAatggtatttagtttatatttttgaccGGTCCAACGACAACGATCAAATGTCCTCTAATCTactctatatttacctaaaataactataatactttttctctctcattaaatctcaaccaaccaaatttttcatctctccttcataaatcatttattccttcaactcattcaaaatcttttatctaaaaaacatcgataaattataaaagttatatggatgttcttaaaatttcatgctctttcattagagatgtcattccatatacttttgacgaatttttaaatctgaggtcggaacccgtacggttaagactatcatattcttgttattaTAAAGCgaataaggtttcaactttcaattacAATAATGTaaacatgataatgcatgatatacTATACATCAATGTTCCATAACTtttaactttcattttcatatctaTTATCAAATCtcaacaatttatttttttctttcttgcataaatcattttattctcctaatttcattcaaaatcttttacatcaaaaaccatacatcaataaattataaaaattatataaatattcttAAAAGTTAATGCTATTTAAATCCGAAGACGGTACCGGCTAAAAGTTTCTCTCgtttaatacggagtaatatacaaggaaaaaaaaaaataaaagtcaacatATTTTATTGATAATATTATCCGGCGGCTGGCGATATCGTTTGATATTCAACTTTTATGAACGTCTTCAGTTTCCGGTAAACTCTTTTCATTTCCATCATTTCAACTTACTGTctcattagttttttttctttttctcttttttttttttttttttttttttttttgccgtgTGATTATGATTGTCTTAAGTTTATAATGGTTATTAGTTATTACTCTATAAATTACATGATTAGTGAGTCATAGATTGAACTGTGTATCCAATATCAAGCATCCAAATCACTATAAGGGAGACTAGTGATtagacatttttatttatttatttatcatttgaACCTTTCTAGATAAACATTTTAGTCTGACAATGTATTGTATTTAGTCATATCTATCCATATTCATTTACCTACCTTTAATTACATATAGTAATAAGTTTTAAATCAGTGACACTTTGATGAATGTTACTAGTATAAGAATTGCCCGCGACGTATATCCGTGCCATTGGTAACTCTTTTTAGCTAAAATTTTACCTTGGTAGTCTTACATGAGATTAAACTGGGTAGATGGCAGACGAGACATCTACATACACTTTAGATGAAGCACTTGAAGCCATTGGGTTTGGCAAGTTTCAAGGATGGATATTTGCTTATGCGGGTCTGGGTTCCATTGCTGAGGCAATGGAGGTGatgattctttctttcattgGATCATCGGTCAGGTCTGAGTGGAACCTATCATCTACTCAAGAAAGCCTAATAACAACGGTCGTCTTTGCTGGTATGCTTGTTGGAGCATATTCATGGGGTGTCGTCTCAGACAACTTTGGCAGGAGGTACAGATCTAAAAACTAAATAGGACAAAAAAAAGTCTTCTGATCATCACTTTTATGTTTTGTGAAAGTTCCGCTGATATCTGTGACGGGTTTTCCTAAAAGCTCCTCTCATTTGATGAACTTTATTCCTTCTATGATATGTAATATTTCACTTATGTTAGTTGTAATGTAATGACAACTGGTTATCTGCATTTTTCCACTAGAAAAGGTCTTCTGAGCATCGCTCTTGTGACTAGTGGAGCTTCAGTTTTAAGTGCCTTCTCTCCAAACTATATTTCATTGGTCATTCTCCGTTGCATAGCAGGCATTGGTCTGGGTGGCGGTCCCACTTATAATTCTTGGTTTTTGGAGTTCATTCCTGTTCCAAACAGAGGCATTTGGATGGTTGTCTTTGCAACATTTTGGACGATCGGAACAATAGTTGAGGCTTTTCTTGCTTGGGTACATCACTAATCACTTGCTCATTCCGATTTATGTGGACATAACATGTTAAGTAATGACTTTTTTACACCTTGTTTAGATCGTCATACCTCGTTATGGTTGGAGGTGGTCACTCGCAGTTTCTTCAGTTCCTGCTTTGGCTGCTCTCATCTTCTATAGACTTGTACCGGAATCCCCAAGATATCTTTGTATGAAAGGTCAAACAACTGAAGCTCATAATATACTGAAAAGAGCAGCTGCTGTCAACCAACGTCAACTTCCTTCCGGGATCCTTCTTTCTGACCAAATTAAATTTTCGGATGATTATCTTGATACACAGGAAGATTACCATTTGCTATCCcaaaaaggaaacaaaaagATTGCTTCTAAAAGAGGTTTCTCAACCCCAAGGATGCTATTCTCACCGAATTTGATTAAAACAACCTTCTTATTATGGATTCTATTCTTCGGAAATGCATTTGCATACTATGGGATCATTCTGCTGACCTCAGTACTGAGCAGTGGGCAAAGCCGTTGTACGCCATTAACTTCGTTTTCAGTGAATAACACTGAAGATTCCACCTATAGAGATGTATTCATAACAAGCTTGGCGGGTGCGGCACtgtcttttctttattttcccATTCTATAATTCCCCGTCTATAGTCTTAACATTATCAAAAGGACATGTTTACTGTTTTCAATCTAGCTCATCTATCTAAATTAATGAGTTTCTTCACGTGTTCGTACTTTTGGTGATATATTATGACCCATGTCTTTTGATTTTATCTTGCAGAGGTTCCCGGTCTTATTGTTTCAGCATTTATAGTGGACAGGATTGGGCGCAAGCATTCAATGGCACTCATGTTCTTCATAGGTTTTATATTCCTTCTTCCACTGCTTTCACATCAATCCGAGATGTTTACAACGGTTTCATTATTTGGATCCCGTATGTTTCTCATTGGAACGTTCACTGTTGCCAATATCTATGCTCCCGAGGTAACATTCGTATATCTTAATCGCAACCACATACCGAACTGTTACTTTTGTCGTATCATCCAGGTggtaaaatgggtgggtcagaTAATGAGTTAATACATGTTCAGGTCTAAGCGAGTAATTTTTGGTATTGGTAAGGACCGGGTCATGTAGGGGTTGACTGGAAGTATTTTGTACAAAATTTGTCAACTTTTCAATGAATAATTAGTATATCAAGTACAATCATAAAAGATACAATGATTTTTGTATTAAAAACTCACTTTTTGACCCGTTTCACCTGCTCATGTTTAAGCTAATATTTTATCTTACTCGTGGAAATATTAGAGATAAACCATAATCCACTCGACCAATAAATAAGTAATGGGCCAACTTTGGCATATCTAGTTGTATGTTTTGCTTACACACGTCTTTCTGCAGATATATCCAACCTCTGTGAGGACAACTGGCATCGGTGTTGCAAGCTCTGTTGGTAGAGTTGGGGGAATGATATGCCCTCTTGTGGCCGTCTATCTAGTGAATGATTGTCACCAAACTACTGCAATCATTGTGTTCGAGGTTGTGATAATCCTTTCAGGTTTGTGTGTCATGTTCTTCCCACAAGAAACAATGTCCCGGGAACTAGCTGATAACATCTCTTTGCCTAGTATGACAGAGGAATATAATGGTGTTTAGTTAAAAAATAAGTATTCATGTAAAGTGTTCATTCATATGTCTTAGTTTGTAAATATTACCGCAGTTTGGGCATACCCAATATGATATACGAACCCCCGAATAGTAGGTTATAGCAACTTGTAAGCAACTTAATCAGTTGCGCAAGCTAAAATGTATGTTTAATAGTGGTTAACAACTTTACATCCCTTCTGAAATAAAAAGTTTCATGATGATTTCTTTAGCTTCTTTTTTATGTATCTATGACATTACAGAATAGGAATCTTGTATACATTGAAAGTTCGAATCAGGGGTAAATGCAATGAAAAGCAGCAAAGTACTCCCATGTTCGCTAATCGATAACAAAGGGCTTGCATAAATGCATACTTTAGCTCTCAAGAGTTGCGCCCAGTGGCAAACTTGAGGGGAGGATAACACAAATTCGTAAATTTCCGGTGTTTAAATCTATGGTGCAATTGTGCAGATAATTGGGAGCCACATGTCAAGCAATGAAAAGATAGTGATAATTCCCTTTATTTACAAGTGCTTTATGATCATGATAACATTGACAGTGATAATTCCCATTTATATGCAAGTGCTTCATGATCATGATGACATGTTAGCACTTCAGTTTAACTTGAAAAACTGAACGAAAAGTTCAGTTTTTGAATCAAAACATGAAAAACTGAACGAAGTCAACTAACAGTCTTGTCgcaaaaatgcaactgaagatcTAAAGAACAGAAAATACATCACTAATCAAGTTGCCAGCTTTTGACAAAAAGTTCGCAAATTCAAGTGACAAAAACAGTCTCAAAGCCAAATTAAACCCAAAAGTCGCATACAAAATTGAAGAGCTCAAATTCACAATTTGATTGATGCTCCTCACCATAATAAGTTCATTGGTTTGAGACATAAAACAACTTAAGTCATTTACAGAACTGTAAGCAATAAAAGAACCAGTCCTGCAAGAAATCCACCTGAGCCAACCCTTCTGTCAGCACCCCCATAGTACGGCTCGATCATGATCCCAAACCTGCAGGTTCCAGTTGAGGGGTCGTCTTTTGTGATCGTGGAAACATTTGGGAACTTACATGCTTCATCCAGCTGATTGTTTATCTGGTAATAACTATTAAAAGCATATGAAACATTCTGTTCAATATTCAAATTGCCACAAGAAGTTCCATACCCTAGACTCGTGCAATCACCAAGTGCGCATGCATAACTCACTGACTGAGCTATTGATGGGTCATCCATCTTAACCGAATCCTTAAGCACACACCACTTCCTCTGCAAGTATTTCAAGTTGCGGGCAGGGACAAGAGCCCCATTGGTGGTTGTGCCAAGATTCAGTGAGTATTTGGGCTGCCCGTCAAAGTAAAACACTCCCCAATGCCTTTCAAAGTTTCCGGGTTGAATGCTTTTTTGATCTTCATcgattaaactaaataaatatgcTTCAATCGGCCCCTGTCTCATAGGCGTCCCTTTTCCAGCAGCCATACGAGTCATGAACCCTTGCATGAACCTTTGAGCATACTCGTTATTACCATTCCGATCCCCATCACTAGGCCAACCAATTTCCCCTACTATGATTCCCATATTTGGAAACCCATTCTTTTGTAGGGCCCAGACAAGGGTATCATAATTTGCATCAAACATGTTTGTGTAGGTTGCCCCACCATCGTTCACGGGAGTTGCTTGACCATCAAAGAAAGCATACTCAACTGGGAAGTTGGAGTCAATATAAAGACTTATGAAGGGGTAGATGTTGACTGTGAAGGGGGACCCGTTATCATTTAAGAATTTGGTGATTTGGAAAATGTAGTCATGGATATCGGCTCGGAAGTCACCACCTGATGGGGGATCATTCCCGCTCGTGTAGACATCTGCATTTTGGGGCACTGTGACCTTAACTTTGGTCCCTAGTCCGGCTTTTACCAGAGCAGCCTGGATGTTTCGGAGGGCTGAAAAGGTGTATCTTAGAAAAGTACCATTATATGTTGCCAAGAATGGTTCATTTCCAACCGCCACATATCTGAAATGACAATATGCAAAGTGAAATTCTAAGAAAGCTTGCAAAGTCTAGTCAAGAAAATAGTTCAAATGTACACATGGTCATACATCTACCAAACCATTATCAAACATAGTGAACATTGATAGCAAGTAGCAACAAACAACAAAGAATTTCATAATTCTACAAAGGATACAATTTCAACGCCATCCAAATTGATCTAAAGTTTCaaaactttaatatttatatgatcGAAAAGCCATCTTCTTCTTGCCTTATAACCTCATAACACTTGCATCAACTGATCTACAAGCGTATAGATCCAAACAGGCAGTTTAAACACAGCTCCAGCTacatattttgatgattttcaaatccCTAAAAGGTAAAATGTTATGTACCTATGTGTTTACTCTTTAGGaccaaaaataacatatatgaacACTATCCATAAGTAAAAGCTTCCAACTTTTGCCTTTCTAGTGGCCACCAAACTCATGTTTTATGTAGCAAATGAAAGATAATGACATTTCAAAAGCCACATAACCAAACATTAGCATCAACAATAAACATGTACCAATAGTATTTGATAAAAAAGGAGCCGGCCAAGCAGTATTCGAAGCACTATAACAAGAGGTCATGTATTTATGTCCGTTGTACATAAGTGTCTAGAAAAATATGTGTGAaatatgtcttttttttttaaaatatataggtAAATTGGAGTTCCAAATGGGGCATTCCATGAGCATTTTTGAGCCCTTTCCGCCACGAAGATGTTTATCTAGGGAGATTCAAACCAGGTGCCTCAAGACGCCTTTCCAATATAAATTTCTTAATTTCAAACTCCAAACAACAACCAtacttaaaaaatgaaaaagaaatagtACAAACTatcataaacataaatagtaaAGTAATGAACAAGTATTAACCTGATGTTGACACTATTAGAAAGATGAGCAGAAACATTTTTTGAAACCCAATGATCAGCAGCTTTCATATTACTAGCCATAGTAGCAAGCATGTCATTAGGTATGCCAACCATAACTTCAATTCCAGACTTACTTAAAGCTCTTAGAGCACCATAATCTGCATCAAAAAGCTTCACTTTTTGGATCCCATTATCCAATAACATCCTCACTACTGTTTCAGGAGGCAATGGATGAGATGTCTGTGTTCCCCAATTTGCCCCTATTCCATTAACTGATTCTATTAAAGATATGAATGGAATCAACACAAATATTGCCCAAACTTGACAACCCAATAATGGGTTTCTCATTGTTAATGCTTAAAGTTGAACAAGATGTGGATAAGGTCCAAAAAGGTGacttttttcttgaaaaaaccAAAGTTTGTAGGTACCCCAGATGGAAATAGTGCTTGAAAATGAAAACCCACAAAACTTTTAGCAAGAAAAAAATAGCAAGATATATAGATCCACAAGGAAATATAGTACAAGTAAGTAAAAAAGCATGGATTTTTTTTCAGCCAAAATGATACAAATAGCCCATTAATGAAATCTTGACACTCATTTAGagctaaaaaaacaaaaccaagaTGAAACACAACTgggttttaaagaaaaaacaaaaaaaaaaaaaatctttaaaaaaaaaaaactaaaccttCAGTATAGGTCTTGAATGCAAGAAAGTGACTAGTAGCAACTAAAAGACTTTTAGATGAACAATAATGGAATAGATTTGATGTGATAGAAATGAAGTTATCTGGAAAAATATCCCAGCTTAATATTCTTTAATCAAATCATGGGTAGCAATAAGTAtctaaaataatacaaaattcataagtgatgtttatgtttatggctaatgataaaataataagaaatacGAAGTTAAAGGACATCCAATTATCCTAGTTGCAAGAGGCCCATTGTGAGGTGAAGTCAAGAAAGAAGCACCACTTGTATGTATGTATCAGAACAAAAAAGCAATGTTTCACACTGTTTTAGAGAGAGTGACAGTAGCTCACACTtattgattattatatatatatatttatctatttaatttaatattttttggtttggttCAAATGCTTTGCCTGGTGGTAATTCCATTAAAACTCGAAAGATTCGACCTTTTTAGTTGGaagttttaagaaaaaaaggaaactaAACAAGCACGAATTATGTTCGGGGTAACCTGATTACTAAGAGTATTTACAGTTGTAGGCTCATCCTTCAAGGACTAGTCCCTGTTAGCACCACATCAGCTCAAAGACTAGccaaggactaatcccccaAAACACCCACAACCCAAAGACTAGTCTAGGACCCaccatttatataaatttacactttcaaCCCAATATTCTACCATCtatttaattatacacttttaaccctctaacttatacaacttcaataatttaataaaaacacacttaaaatttcattaataaataacatataatacagtaaaataaaaacattactaCATAATACGAACACGTTACTAATAAACACACTTAGCACTAACACAATACATAAGACTAAGCCTCGGAGTAGTCCGAGTCCACAGTACTGTCGCCGTCATTGCGATGAATATACGGATAGCGTTCAGGAGAACCGACACGGTCGCCTGGTTGCGGAGATGCGTACTCCTCCCCAGGGTCGGTCAGATAATCATCAGGACGACCACCACCGATAGCGCCTTGCCAGTATAATGCGTGATCTATAGTGTGGTTTAACGTGTTAGTAGCTGCGGTAAGCTGGAAAATAGCTTGTGTGTGCCAGTCGATGTGCTGCCGAAGATAAACAATGTACTCAACTTCAACGGCGTTGCGAGTGTGTTCTGCAGCTTCAAGTCGTTCAATTGCGGCTGCGAGTGTCGCTTTGTTGGCAGTCAAGTTGTCAATGACATTGTTAACAGCAGATCTGTTCACATCATTCTGAAGCATGTGGTCTTGCATCCCCATTTTTGCAACGTGAACGGTCATGTTTGATATGTTATTTGCCATGTTTAACTTTcgaatgtgtgtgttttttagaTAAATTGTTTATGGTTTGTGTAAATGTGtgtgggttatatatatatatatgataaatagggaccaaaagtgtcaAATTCGTATAAGTTACAAATTAGCCGTTTTAGGGGCCATTTGTGTagatgtttttgaattttaaaacctAACCGTTACTTAACAAAGGGGGAAAAAAACGAAGCAACGGCTCGTTTCTGGGGGGACGGACGCGCGAGAACGAGCACCGGGACGAGCCACACCTAACCGTGTGCGCTCGTCCCTCAAGCGAGAACGAGACAGGGATGAACCAGGACGAAACCGTTGTGAAAGCTCTAAAGGTCAAAGGCTACCACCATCAATCCAGTTCGGCAAAGTCAAGAACCATTAAGtcgtgtttggttcacagaatctgatggaatttgatggaattggaattgaattccattccttagtgcgtttggttgcacaaagatgAGGGAATttcattccataggaatgtaaacattccatcatttgatggaatctccattc
Coding sequences within:
- the LOC122594129 gene encoding glucan endo-1,3-beta-glucosidase 6-like, whose protein sequence is MRNPLLGCQVWAIFVLIPFISLIESVNGIGANWGTQTSHPLPPETVVRMLLDNGIQKVKLFDADYGALRALSKSGIEVMVGIPNDMLATMASNMKAADHWVSKNVSAHLSNSVNIRYVAVGNEPFLATYNGTFLRYTFSALRNIQAALVKAGLGTKVKVTVPQNADVYTSGNDPPSGGDFRADIHDYIFQITKFLNDNGSPFTVNIYPFISLYIDSNFPVEYAFFDGQATPVNDGGATYTNMFDANYDTLVWALQKNGFPNMGIIVGEIGWPSDGDRNGNNEYAQRFMQGFMTRMAAGKGTPMRQGPIEAYLFSLIDEDQKSIQPGNFERHWGVFYFDGQPKYSLNLGTTTNGALVPARNLKYLQRKWCVLKDSVKMDDPSIAQSVSYACALGDCTSLGYGTSCGNLNIEQNVSYAFNSYYQINNQLDEACKFPNVSTITKDDPSTGTCRFGIMIEPYYGGADRRVGSGGFLAGLVLLLLTVL
- the LOC122591361 gene encoding organic cation/carnitine transporter 7-like, which translates into the protein MADETSTYTLDEALEAIGFGKFQGWIFAYAGLGSIAEAMEVMILSFIGSSVRSEWNLSSTQESLITTVVFAGMLVGAYSWGVVSDNFGRRKGLLSIALVTSGASVLSAFSPNYISLVILRCIAGIGLGGGPTYNSWFLEFIPVPNRGIWMVVFATFWTIGTIVEAFLAWIVIPRYGWRWSLAVSSVPALAALIFYRLVPESPRYLCMKGQTTEAHNILKRAAAVNQRQLPSGILLSDQIKFSDDYLDTQEDYHLLSQKGNKKIASKRGFSTPRMLFSPNLIKTTFLLWILFFGNAFAYYGIILLTSVLSSGQSRCTPLTSFSVNNTEDSTYRDVFITSLAEVPGLIVSAFIVDRIGRKHSMALMFFIGFIFLLPLLSHQSEMFTTVSLFGSRMFLIGTFTVANIYAPEIYPTSVRTTGIGVASSVGRVGGMICPLVAVYLVNDCHQTTAIIVFEVVIILSGLCVMFFPQETMSRELADNISLPSMTEEYNGV